The genomic DNA TACTCGTCATTGGCTACTATGCGATTAGCCGTAAAACCAAATCACCGCTTGCGGGGGTGCGAAAATGAAAGAAATTGTACGTGGCGCAATTGTTATAATGATTGTTTCTGCTATTCTGCTACTCATCAATGCCAAGTTGAATGAAGGCGGAGGCAGTGCCGGGAAGAATTCCATTACCGTTTATAACTGGGGCGAATACATTGACCCGGATTTACTGAAGCAATTTACACAAGAAACAGGAATCAAAGTCGTCTATGAAACATTCGATTCGAACGAAGGTATGATGGGGAAAGTAGAACAAGGCGGAACAGCCTATGATATTTCAATGCCTTCAGAATATATGATTGAAATGATGGCAGAAAAAGATCTGCTGCTGCCAATTGATTATAGTAAAGTTCCGAACGCCAAAAATATTGACCCGTATTTCCTTGACTTGCCTTTTGATCCTAAAAATAAATATTCTCTTCCCTACTTCTGGGGTACGCTTGGTATCGCCTTCAATCCAACGCTACTCGATGGGCAGACATTTGAAAGCTGGGACAATTTATGGGATCCAACTCTTGCACAACAAGTTGTCCTCGTTGACAGTGCGCGTGAGTCCATCGGCATGGGCTTGAATTCATTGGGCTACTCATTGAATTCCACAAACCTTGCAGAATTGCGTGAAGCGACGGATAAGCTGAAAACACTTAGCCCAAATGTCAAAGCCGTCATTGGGGATGAAGTGACACAGCTAATGGTCAACGGCGAAGCAGCGATCGCACTTACTTGGTCAGGGCAAGCCGCAGATATGATGTATGAAAATGAAGACGTCGATTACATCGTGCCTGAAGAGGGATCTAATCTATGGTTCGATAATATGGTTATACCACGGACTGCAACCAATATCGAAGGTGCTCACGCCTTCATCAACTTCATGTTGGATGCAGAAGTAGCCGCACAAAATGCAGATTACGTCGGCTATTCTACGCCAAATCAGGCAGCACTCGACTTTATGGACCCTGAAGTAACAGCAGATGAACGTTTCTATCCGGACGAAGAAACACGTGATCATCTTGAAGTGTATAAAAATCTCGGTCTAGAGATGCTAGGCGTTTATAATGAATTATTCTTGGAGTTCAAAATGGATATGAAATAACAAGTAGGTTGTCTCAACAGTTGTCATATAGACTGTTGCAGGCGGCCTTTTTGTATGCCGTCTACCAAGTCGCCTCACAAGGTGTCGGCAAACAATTTATGGTATTCTAATTTAGATACACGAAACACTTTTGAAAGTTGGGATGCGAGTGGCGGTTAAATCCAATAATTTCGCCTTATACATTTTAATGTTCAATATGTTCATCGCCATGGCTGGGATTGGTTTAATCATTCCCATTATGCCCGAGTATTTAGCCACTTTCGGCGTTGCAGGTCAAGCGCTCGGCTTTATGATTGCGATTTTTTCTTTAGCACAATTCATTTTCTCTCCCTTTGCCGGGGAACTGTCCGATAAGCATGGCCGAAAAAAAATCATTGTCGTCGGTTTAATCATTTTCGGTCTCTCTCAACTTGCCTTCGGATTGTCCACAGAGCTCTGGATGTTATACCTTGCACGCTTCTTCGCAGGCTTCGGTTCGGCATTCATCGTGCCACCTATGATGGCTTTCGTTGCGGACATTACCTCCCTCGAAAATCGCGGTAGAGGAATGGGTCTGCTCGGTGCTTCCATGTCGCTCGGTTTCATGATTGGTCCAGGTATTGGTGGATTTCTGTCAAAGATTAGTCTGGAGTTTCCTTTCTATTTTGCGACAGGAGCGGCACTCTTTGCAGCGCTACTGTCTATCTTTATTTTACCTAACCCGAAACCGGTAACAGCAGAGAAATCGGCTGATCGCAAGCGAGAAAACCTGTTCCAACAATTGAAACGCTCGACAAAAACACCTTATTTCATCGTGCTTATAGTCATGTTTGTCTTTTCATTTGGGCTCGCCAATTTCCAGTCGACCATTGCGCTCTACGTTGACCATAAATACGGGTACACACCTTTACAAATCGCCATACTGATTACAGTAGGTGGATTCGTTGGGGTCATCGTTCAAACGTTTGTCATCAATCCACTCTTTAGACGTTACGGTGAAATGCGCGTCATCCTTGTCAATCTTGTGATTGCCGCGTTTTCGATTTTCGGTATTTTGTTCGTCAATCAGTTTTGGTCTATTTTATTAGTGGCAACGATTTTCTCTACTGCTACTTCCCTTCTGCGTCCCGCAGTTAACACGCTAATTTCAAAGCTCGCAGGAGAAGAACAAGGCTTCGCAGCGGGTATGATGAATGCCTATATGAGCTTGGGGAATATGATTGGACCAGCATTAGCGGGAATTATCTTTGATATTAATATTATCTTTCCGTATATTCTCGGCATGCTCATTCTGCTCATTTGCTTCGCCATTGCAGCCATGTGGGCAAAGCGCAACCAACAATTGCTTGCCGAGACGCGAACAAAATAATAAAAGCCCATCGTACCTGATAAAAATCGGCACGATGGGCTTTGTCTTTGTAATAGGAAACTATAAAATTCTCGTACTGTGGATCAATAGATACATAGGGATTACCCGTCTAGGCTCCAGCGCCTGAACAGGCGCTTGCGCTTTTGTTATTTAACGCTTCTTTTTCGCTTTTAATAATTCGGAAATACTGTCTCGTGCCGCTGTACTCTCTTCCACAACGGGCTCTCGAATCCGTTTTGTTCCAAAACCTTTGAACATGCCAAAACGACGCAAAGTAATATCGATGAAGAACAGGATCATTGCCGTTAAAATAAGCCAGTCTGCTATCAGCTTCTTTTCGCCACTTTTAAATGGATGATCACGGAAAGCTTCTCTCGGCTCTTCCAACACTTTTCCACCTGTTCGTTCCGCAATTTTCGTCATCAATGCGGTGTTCGGTGCTGCTGGTTTGTATTCATCACTATAAGGAACTGACACACCCGCTTCAAACAAACCGCCTTTATCATCCGAAACGCCGAAAAATACCAATCCAGATTTTGCATCGACCGTGACACGCACTTTCCCAGGAGCGAGTGGTTCAGAAACGAAAGGCACTTCTTGCCCTTGCTCATCCACAATCGCGATATCAAGGAATGCCGCCTTGCGCGAGCTATCTGTCACAGTATATACACCGCCTCGCTCATGCGTAATGAGATAAGGGACTTCTTCATAGGAAGGCAATAACCTTGCAACTACGGTATTCCAGAAATCTGCATAGCCATCCCATCTCGCCAAGTCACCCGTCCACCTCCCCGTCGAATCAGACGTAAAAGCTATGGTTCTACCAAGCCCATACATCCATTCTGCAATGACGGGATCTTCCTTAGGACTTTCCCCTACAACCGTTGCTGTGCTTTTAGCCGTCGTCGCAATATAAGCATTCATTTGGGGCACGCCATCTTGGAACAATGACGCCCATTCAGGAACCGCCCCTAACGTCATATAAAAGGGATCATCTTCGATATAGGTCCGTGTCAGCATCGATGTTTCCCTTGTTAAAATGGCTGGTATTGTCGACTCATCAACTACATCATAAAAGCGTCCACCCCCTACTTCGGCGAGCTCTTCTAATAGTGACCAATCTGCATCCGTCCCAATCGCCACCGTTGACAACGTAATATTGTTCTCTTTCCCTTCTTCCATCACTTCTTCATAGTCGGAAGGCATCTCCGATTGTCCATCTGTTAGTAAGATGATATGTTTTCGTTGCAATTTCAGGTCGGCTAAATCTTCATACGCTTTTTGTACGCCCGGGAAAATATTCGTCCCGCGTGCTGCTGGAACCGATAAAATCTGTTCAATCGCTTCTTTTTTATCGCCAAGTTCCTCTACTGGGATGACTTCCCATACTTCGTCGTCAAAAGCGGTAAAACCAAATGTGTCATCGTCGCGGAGAAGTTCAACGGAACGCGCCGCTGCTTCTCTTGCTAAAACAATTTTCGATCCAGACATACTGCCTGACCGATCCAGCACGATGACAAGGCCAAGCGACGGCAACTGCTCTTTCCCTTTCACTTCCATCTCAACAGGCAATAGTCGTTCAATCGGCGATTTAAAGTAGCCACCAAGCCCAAAACTTTCATCTCCACCAATCATCATGAAGCCTGTCCCAAAGTTTTTCACCGCTTGCTCAATGACCGCCATCTTCTGTTCGCCCACAATATGGCCCGGCACATTGTCAAAAAGAATCGCACCATAACCAAGATACCCCGACAGCGTTTCCGGCAATTGTTGTGCATCGATTACATCCACTCTCATCGTACTTGTATCGAGTAGTGTCGGGATTATCGACGGATTGCGTTCTGTCTGTACGACAAGTACACGTGGTGAACGCTCCATCATCGTAATGGATAGCATCCGATTGTTCTCTAACATGTCATCATCCGGCACAAGCAGTTTCGCCTCATACTTCAAAAGGCCACTACCTGTCGCAGAGGTACGGAACGAAAAAGAATTCTTCCCCGGTTCAAGTTGTACGGTTTCGTTAATGATTTCCTGATCGTTTTGATAAATCAACAAGGTTCCGGCTGTCCGCGCAGAAGATTCCACTTCCACTTGGAGGAGTTGCTTCTCCCCTTCATAAGCCGTTCTCGGTGTATCGAAAATCGAAATGGATGCATCGGCCGTGCCTGGTCGTTCAAGAAGCACTGTATCAATTGTGACACGTCCTCCGCTATACTTGGGCAATAACTCCTCAACCGAGCCAATCGTCTCTAAGCCATCCGATAACAGTACAATTCGAGTCGCTAATTGTTCTTTCGCAACGGCCGCAGCCAGATCGATTGCTTTCGCAATATCCGTCTCATCCTTTGTTTCTATTTCATCGATAACAGGAATAGCTAGCTCTCCGTCTGTCAGCTGCACATCTGTCCGAAATGTCTCTGCAAATGAGTACAAGCCAACAGATTGATTTTCTTTGCGCGCTTTTAAACTTTCCGCAAGCCAGTTATCCGCCGTCTCCTTTGCCCCACCAATCGATACGGATCGATCTACGACAAATAAAACCTGTTCTTCATCCGCATGAAGTGTCACATAAGGTCCGGCAAGTGCAAAGACCAGTGCCGCAATCGCCGCACAGCGTAAAGCAAAAAGAATCGTCCCCTTACTCATAAAACGCATCATCGATGTTTTCCACGTATACGCCATATATAATGCAATGGGAATGAGTAATAGAAGCCACAACGGCTGATCAATTCGGATATCCACGTCGTCGTTGCACCTCCCATTCAATGAGTAATAGAAGGAGTACTGGCAATACGAATAGCCAACCGATTCGATTCTTTCCTTCTTCCAGCCCTTCTTTGTCTACGGTTTGTCCAATCCGATACGACGAACCGATGACAAGTTCTTTTTCAGACTGCTCAAGTTGAGTAGCAAATAATTTCTCAGAGTCGCCATCCCGTACTTTATATATGCCAGGATGCGTAGGCGCTACAAAACTGGCACCATCTGCAAATGTTGCAATATACTCATCTTCCAGCGTATACACTTCCATGCCCTCTCCAGTTCCGGCCGACAGCACCGCTTTCCGCTCATTCGGCACGAAGAGCCCTAATGTATCTGTTTCAGAACGAAGCGATTCCGCTGCACTCCAGACAAATAGCGGAAACGATGGATGAAGCGGCCAGTCTGTCAATTCAATATCGGCAAGCACGACAATATCACCACGCTTTGATTTTTGAATGAACGGCTGCTCGCCTACAGTCGCAATGGTCGTATACGCTGGAAACGGCGGATACAATGCACTGACATAAACATCGCCCAAATCCGCAATGGTGAACAGTGGATCTGCAGAACTTGTGATGACGCCTGAAACCAGTTTGGGTGACTGGTCATTACGCCCCATTATCATAACGGGCTTCGTCCCCTTTTCAAGCAACGAAACGTCGTTGGTTACAACAACGGAGTGCTCCTGCGCGGCTACTATTTCATTGGTAGAGCCCGTCGAAACAGCTAAGCCAATTGCTTCAAACGCCCGTTTAACGAGTTCATGCAATTGCCCATCGATGACCGCTTCCGATATCTCATCGCCTAGTAAAATGGATGCGACATTATCCGCTTCATAGTCATCATCTACGATAATTTCGGCTTGCATCGCTTTGCTTTCAGGCAGTTCCTTGAATGATAACAACACATCTTTTCCGGCTTCCACAGCAAATTGTTCCTCTACCAATAGCTGACCTGTTAGTACATCGATGAGTTGCACATCTCCGGTTTGATCTACATCAGAAGCATTTAACACTTTCACAATCGCTTCCGTGCCTTCTGGTGTCTTCACCGCCCCTAATTTATCAAT from Sporosarcina sp. FSL K6-1522 includes the following:
- a CDS encoding ABC transporter substrate-binding protein, which codes for MKEIVRGAIVIMIVSAILLLINAKLNEGGGSAGKNSITVYNWGEYIDPDLLKQFTQETGIKVVYETFDSNEGMMGKVEQGGTAYDISMPSEYMIEMMAEKDLLLPIDYSKVPNAKNIDPYFLDLPFDPKNKYSLPYFWGTLGIAFNPTLLDGQTFESWDNLWDPTLAQQVVLVDSARESIGMGLNSLGYSLNSTNLAELREATDKLKTLSPNVKAVIGDEVTQLMVNGEAAIALTWSGQAADMMYENEDVDYIVPEEGSNLWFDNMVIPRTATNIEGAHAFINFMLDAEVAAQNADYVGYSTPNQAALDFMDPEVTADERFYPDEETRDHLEVYKNLGLEMLGVYNELFLEFKMDMK
- a CDS encoding MFS transporter, with product MAVKSNNFALYILMFNMFIAMAGIGLIIPIMPEYLATFGVAGQALGFMIAIFSLAQFIFSPFAGELSDKHGRKKIIVVGLIIFGLSQLAFGLSTELWMLYLARFFAGFGSAFIVPPMMAFVADITSLENRGRGMGLLGASMSLGFMIGPGIGGFLSKISLEFPFYFATGAALFAALLSIFILPNPKPVTAEKSADRKRENLFQQLKRSTKTPYFIVLIVMFVFSFGLANFQSTIALYVDHKYGYTPLQIAILITVGGFVGVIVQTFVINPLFRRYGEMRVILVNLVIAAFSIFGILFVNQFWSILLVATIFSTATSLLRPAVNTLISKLAGEEQGFAAGMMNAYMSLGNMIGPALAGIIFDINIIFPYILGMLILLICFAIAAMWAKRNQQLLAETRTK
- a CDS encoding VWA domain-containing protein, with amino-acid sequence MDIRIDQPLWLLLLIPIALYMAYTWKTSMMRFMSKGTILFALRCAAIAALVFALAGPYVTLHADEEQVLFVVDRSVSIGGAKETADNWLAESLKARKENQSVGLYSFAETFRTDVQLTDGELAIPVIDEIETKDETDIAKAIDLAAAVAKEQLATRIVLLSDGLETIGSVEELLPKYSGGRVTIDTVLLERPGTADASISIFDTPRTAYEGEKQLLQVEVESSARTAGTLLIYQNDQEIINETVQLEPGKNSFSFRTSATGSGLLKYEAKLLVPDDDMLENNRMLSITMMERSPRVLVVQTERNPSIIPTLLDTSTMRVDVIDAQQLPETLSGYLGYGAILFDNVPGHIVGEQKMAVIEQAVKNFGTGFMMIGGDESFGLGGYFKSPIERLLPVEMEVKGKEQLPSLGLVIVLDRSGSMSGSKIVLAREAAARSVELLRDDDTFGFTAFDDEVWEVIPVEELGDKKEAIEQILSVPAARGTNIFPGVQKAYEDLADLKLQRKHIILLTDGQSEMPSDYEEVMEEGKENNITLSTVAIGTDADWSLLEELAEVGGGRFYDVVDESTIPAILTRETSMLTRTYIEDDPFYMTLGAVPEWASLFQDGVPQMNAYIATTAKSTATVVGESPKEDPVIAEWMYGLGRTIAFTSDSTGRWTGDLARWDGYADFWNTVVARLLPSYEEVPYLITHERGGVYTVTDSSRKAAFLDIAIVDEQGQEVPFVSEPLAPGKVRVTVDAKSGLVFFGVSDDKGGLFEAGVSVPYSDEYKPAAPNTALMTKIAERTGGKVLEEPREAFRDHPFKSGEKKLIADWLILTAMILFFIDITLRRFGMFKGFGTKRIREPVVEESTAARDSISELLKAKKKR
- a CDS encoding BatA and WFA domain-containing protein — translated: MGLDNIVNSWTAIFPMVVLLYYFFRKKYQVTTISSTLFWEQSMRETKVSPYLKNLQRNALFYLQMAALLLFVVILLGPFLPKEEAVGGHTILIVDTSATMLAGKDQTIWFAQQQEAMKELVNSRSGEPITVVTTGKEPAIVVREQMDREAVLAAIDKLAVSYEHEHMERALEFARSIASVGGADIHIYTDSLDRAAFAEEDSDITWTIHGSEEKLVNLSIDKLGAVKTPEGTEAIVKVLNASDVDQTGDVQLIDVLTGQLLVEEQFAVEAGKDVLLSFKELPESKAMQAEIIVDDDYEADNVASILLGDEISEAVIDGQLHELVKRAFEAIGLAVSTGSTNEIVAAQEHSVVVTNDVSLLEKGTKPVMIMGRNDQSPKLVSGVITSSADPLFTIADLGDVYVSALYPPFPAYTTIATVGEQPFIQKSKRGDIVVLADIELTDWPLHPSFPLFVWSAAESLRSETDTLGLFVPNERKAVLSAGTGEGMEVYTLEDEYIATFADGASFVAPTHPGIYKVRDGDSEKLFATQLEQSEKELVIGSSYRIGQTVDKEGLEEGKNRIGWLFVLPVLLLLLIEWEVQRRRGYPN